CGCCCAGGTGGTCGAGGCACCTCTCGCAGAACTTGCGCAACGCTTCGCCGCGGGCGAGGTAACCGCGGCGGTCGTGCTCGCGCCGCCGGGCGCTGCGGTGGTGCGAGATGTCTTGGCGAGCGGGGAGGTGCGCCTGGTGCCCGTCGCCGGTGCGGCGCTCTCCCTCTTGGACGCGGCCTATCAGCCGGTGGAGGTGCCCGTGCATCTCTACGGGGCTGCCCCGGCCGCGCCGGTGGCTACCGTGGCCGTGGATGCCATGATCCTCGCCCACCGGGAGGTGCCCGCGGACGCGGTGCGCGGCGTGCTGCAGGAGATCGCCGACGCGCGTGCGGAGCTCAGCGATGCGGTGGGATTTCGCCTGCCGCTGGCGCGCTATGCGCCGGAACGGGTGTCCTTGCCCTACCACGCCGGTGCCACCGCCTTCTTCCTGCGCGAAGAGCCTTCGTGGTTCGTGCGCAACGCGGAGGCGATCAGCCTCATCCTCACGCTGGTGGTAGGTGCCTGGTCCATCGGGTCCCTGTTGCTGCGCTGGAGCGCGAGTCGACGCAAGGAGCGCATCGACGCCTTCTACTGGCGCGTGCGTGAGTGCGGCAAGCTGCCGCGCCACGAGCGCCTGGCCGCCCTGGAGGAAATCGAGCGCGAGGCCATGCAACAGCTCATGGACGAGCAACTCTCCGCCGACCAGGCCTTCCTGATCTTCCAGAACTACCTGCGCAACATGATCGAGGAAGCCAAGCCCGACCCGGGCGCAGCTCCCTAGCCGGCTGGGGACGTGTGAACCTCAGGAGTTGTGGCCTCGATGCCGCCGAGCGGAGGGGATTTCGTGTGCGCGATCAGAGCTGTGCGCTGCGCCTGGGTTTGCCCCCGAGCGGCTGAATCCAGGTTGGGTGCGCAGAGCGAACTTCCTCACGCGCTTTCCCTTGCCCGCAAAGGTGCCCTTCGATGCAGCACGCGCCCCATCATCGTCTATACCCGCCTCAGCGCTCGATCGCATGGCTGCTGTTGGCGCTCAGTGCGTCCTGCGCGTTGGCGCAGCCGCCGGCAGATCGCTCGGGCGGTGCCCCCGGTGCTCGCCCACCCCAGCAGACCGGATGGCAAACGGATCTCGGCGCCGCGGTGATCGTCAATCCTCGCTTTCAAGGCAGCAGCGACTACCGCATCCTACCGGTGCCTTACTTCGACGTTAGGTACAATGATCGCAAGGGCAACCTGCTCTTCGCCAACGTGCCTCAGGGCCTCGGCGGCTACTTCTTGCGCTCGGTGGACAGCAGTGGTCGGCGGCTCGCGGCGTCCGCGTCCATCGCGCCGGGCTTCGCCAATCGCGATCCCGACGATCTGGAGGGGCTGGACACCTTCGGCACGGCGATCGAGGCACGCATGCAGCTGGAGTACGGTACCCGCCGCTTCGCCATCCAGGCCTCGGTGGCGCAAGCCCTGGGCACGGGGCACGAGGGGTTCTACGCCGATCTTGGCGCCAGCTGGCGCACGCGCGTGGGCCAGCGAGGTTTCCTGAGCCTGGGGCCGAACATTCGCTGGGGCAACGACCAATTCCTGGGCGCCCTGTACGGCGTGTCCACGCAGGAGGCTGCGGCGACGGGCCTCGGCGCCTTCGACGCGGGGGCCGGCCTCGAGCGCGTGGGCGTGCAGGGGATACTCAGCCTGCCCGTGAACGACCGCTGGCGTTGGACGACGGTCGCTCAGGTGGGCACGTTGCTGGGGGATGCCGGCGACTCGACGCTCACGGACAGCAAGACCCAGGCCTTCATGCTGATGGCGCTGACGCGACGCTTCTAAGGCCGGTTCGCCCGCCTAGGAGGCCTTCTGGAGCTCGTCGGGTTCGCCCTGGGGTTCTGACGGGCTTGCCGTCGCGTTAGTGCTGGCGGGCGCAGCGCTCTCGCTGGTGCTCTTGCGTTGCGCCGTCTCTAGCTTCTCGCGAATCAGCCCTTCGTCCTCCACGGACTGGATCACCAGGCCCCACCAGCCGAGGCCGTCGTATTCCTCGTAGCCGAGAGTCTTGGCGTAGGCAATGATGTGGCCATTGTCGTCGTAGTAGCTGCCCTTGACCGCATCTTGATTCTGCAGCGGGTAGTGCTGCCAGAGCATCGATGGGTCGGAACTGGCGATGACCCGGTGCTTGGCATCGAGCAGGGCGACCGTGGTGCGCTTCTTGTCGTTGTCGCTCAAGGTGGGCTCGTCCTCGACGATGCTGCGACCCTGTTCCTGCCAGTTGAAGTACACCCCGAGGGTGCCGAGCATCTCACCGTTCGGCTCGCCGTTGCGGCGAACACTGGCGGCGTAGGCCAGCATCTGATGGCCGTCGTGGCGGGGATCCGCCTTGGGATCGTCCACCACGTACTCGTCGCCACTGCTGGTGGCGCGGGCGCGTTGGAACCAACGCTCCCCGGAGAAGTCGGCGCCCACCAGCTTGCGGTAGTTGCCGTTGGAGACGGCCACGACGCGACCGGCCGTGTCCGTGAGCACGAGGTTCTCGTAGACCGTGTAGAAGCGGTTGATCATGCCGAGGCGCTTGCCGGCAAAGTCGATGCGCTCCGCGCTGGGGTCCGCTAGCGCTTCCCAGAGCGAGGGGTCGGTGGCCCACCAGCGCACGTCTGCCGTGCGCTCGAAGAGGTTGCGCACGATCAACTGCACGAGGACTTGCGCCATGTCGTGAAGCTTCTCCCCCTCCATCTGTTCGACCAGCCGTTCGGACATGTTCTGACCGAGGCTGATACGCGCCATCACCTCCTCCTGGAAGCGTTCGTTGGCGGTGGCGGCGTTGCCGGCGAGCTTCTGCACCTCTTCGGCGACGACGCTGAAGCCCCGTCCCACTTCGCCGGCCCGGGCGGCCTCGATGGCGGCGTTGAGCGAGAGCAACTTGGTCTGGTTGGCGATGCTGAGGTTGACCTTGGAGAAGGTCTCCACGTCCATCACGATCGATTCCATCACCATGCGCATCGTGCGCGGGGAGGCTTGAACAGAGGCCGCCGGTTTCTTCGCCATGCTCTCACTCGCTTGAAAAGTCAACGGTTAATGGCGCGCGTAGCACCTGCGTATAGCGAGGATTGTGGCAGTGGTGTCGGCGAAACTATGTGAACCAGTCTGGGGAATGTCAGTTCGCCGTTT
The Pseudomonadota bacterium genome window above contains:
- a CDS encoding TAXI family TRAP transporter solute-binding subunit: LLGALAVLVVFATALAWQLGLFSVQRDWVIAGGQEGGTYQLLAEQLASHLDSVENSERLAVLPSDGSAMNLSLLNEGRAQFALAQGDGPMPTSARLLAAVYAEWVHVLQALPPADEAPTVDTLSTASALWIGAPGSGTRFTAQRVLQHVGVAIDPAQVVEAPLAELAQRFAAGEVTAAVVLAPPGAAVVRDVLASGEVRLVPVAGAALSLLDAAYQPVEVPVHLYGAAPAAPVATVAVDAMILAHREVPADAVRGVLQEIADARAELSDAVGFRLPLARYAPERVSLPYHAGATAFFLREEPSWFVRNAEAISLILTLVVGAWSIGSLLLRWSASRRKERIDAFYWRVRECGKLPRHERLAALEEIEREAMQQLMDEQLSADQAFLIFQNYLRNMIEEAKPDPGAAP
- a CDS encoding MipA/OmpV family protein, producing MQHAPHHRLYPPQRSIAWLLLALSASCALAQPPADRSGGAPGARPPQQTGWQTDLGAAVIVNPRFQGSSDYRILPVPYFDVRYNDRKGNLLFANVPQGLGGYFLRSVDSSGRRLAASASIAPGFANRDPDDLEGLDTFGTAIEARMQLEYGTRRFAIQASVAQALGTGHEGFYADLGASWRTRVGQRGFLSLGPNIRWGNDQFLGALYGVSTQEAAATGLGAFDAGAGLERVGVQGILSLPVNDRWRWTTVAQVGTLLGDAGDSTLTDSKTQAFMLMALTRRF
- a CDS encoding methyl-accepting chemotaxis protein; its protein translation is MAKKPAASVQASPRTMRMVMESIVMDVETFSKVNLSIANQTKLLSLNAAIEAARAGEVGRGFSVVAEEVQKLAGNAATANERFQEEVMARISLGQNMSERLVEQMEGEKLHDMAQVLVQLIVRNLFERTADVRWWATDPSLWEALADPSAERIDFAGKRLGMINRFYTVYENLVLTDTAGRVVAVSNGNYRKLVGADFSGERWFQRARATSSGDEYVVDDPKADPRHDGHQMLAYAASVRRNGEPNGEMLGTLGVYFNWQEQGRSIVEDEPTLSDNDKKRTTVALLDAKHRVIASSDPSMLWQHYPLQNQDAVKGSYYDDNGHIIAYAKTLGYEEYDGLGWWGLVIQSVEDEGLIREKLETAQRKSTSESAAPASTNATASPSEPQGEPDELQKAS